One window of Camelina sativa cultivar DH55 chromosome 4, Cs, whole genome shotgun sequence genomic DNA carries:
- the LOC104780088 gene encoding extensin-2-like: MRSYAKMGPSAHLISALGVIIMATMVVAYEPYTYSSPPPPYSTPSPKVEYNSPPQPYVSLPPLPYISPSPKVDYKSPPPVYSSPPPPYYSPSPKVEYKSPPPPYVYNSPPPPYYSPSPKVDYKSPPPPYVYSSPPPPYNSPAPKVAYKSPPPPYVYSSPPPPYYSPSPKVIYKSPPPPYVYSSPPPPYYSPAPKVDYKSPPPPYVYSSPPPPYYSPSPKVDYKSPPPPYVYSSPPPPYYSPAPKVEYKSPPPPYVYSSPPPPYYSPTPKVDYKSPPPPYVYSSPPPPYYSPSPKVVYKSPPSPYVYSSPPPPYYSPAPKVDYKSPPPPYVYSSPPPPYYSPSPKVVYKSPPSPYVYSSPPPPYYSPSPKVVYKSPPSPYVYSSPPPPYYSPSPKVVYKSPPSPYVYSSPPPPYYSPSPKVVYKSPPSPYVYSSPPPPYYSPAPKVDYKSPPPPYVYSSPPPPYYSPSPKVEYKSPPPPYVYSSPPPPYYSPSPKVDYKSPPPPYVYSSPPPPSYSPSPKTEY; encoded by the exons ATGAGATCTTATGCTAAGATGGGGCCTTCAGCCCATCTCATTTCCGCTCTAGGAGTTATCATCATGGCAACAATGGTTGTTGCTTATGAGCCATACACATAtagttctccaccaccaccgtattCTACACCATCTCCTAAGGTTGAATACAACTCTCCCCCACAACCATACGTTTCTCTACCACCACTACCGTATATCTCTCCATCGCCTAAGGTTGACTATAAATCTCCACCACCTGTatacagttccccaccaccaccatactactctccatctCCAAAGGTTGAgtacaagtctcctcctccaccatatgtcTATAACTCCCCACCACCcccatactactctccatcccctaaggtagactacaagtctcctccaccaccatatgtttacagttccccaccaccaccatacaaCTCTCCAGCCCCTAAAGTTGcctacaagtctcctcctccaccatatgtctacagctcccccccaccaccatactactctccatccccAAAGGTTATATACAAGTCTCCACCTCCACCATATGTCTAcagctctccaccaccaccatactactctccagcccctaaggttgactacaagtctcctccaccaccgtatgtttacagttccccaccaccaccatactactctccatcgcctaaggtagactacaagtctcctcctccaccatatgtctacagttcgccaccaccaccatactactctccagcccCTAAAGTTGAgtacaagtctcctcctcccccatatgtctacagctctccaccaccaccatactactctccaacCCCTAAGGttgactacaagtctcctcctccaccatatgtctacagctcccccccaccaccatactactctccatccccAAAGGTTGTATACAAGTCTCCACCTTCACCATATGTCTAcagctctccaccaccaccatactactctccagcccctaaggttgactacaagtctcctcctccaccatatgtctacagctcccccccaccaccatactactctccatccccTAAGGTTGTATACAAGTCTCCACCTTCACCATATGTCTACAGCTCCcccccaccaccatactactctccatccccTAAGGTTGTATACAAGTCTCCACCTTCACCATATGTCTACAGCTCCcccccaccaccatactactctccatccccTAAGGTTGTATACAAGTCTCCACCTTCACCATATGTCTACAGCTCCcccccaccaccatactactctccatccccTAAGGTTGTATACAAGTCTCCACCTTCACCATATGTCTACAGCTCCcccccaccaccatactactctccagcccctaaggttgactacaagtctcctccaccaccatatgtttacagctccccaccaccaccatactactctccatctCCTAAAGTTGAGTACAAGTCCCCTCCTCCCCCATATGTCtacagttctccaccaccaccatactactctccatcccctaag gtagactacaagtctccaccaccaccatatgtttacAGTTCCCCACCCCCACCGTCATACTCACCTTCTCCAAAAACTGAGTACTAA